The Cervus elaphus chromosome 12, mCerEla1.1, whole genome shotgun sequence DNA window CTGTTGAGGATACTGCTTACTACATTACAAATTCTTTGAGGGATATTTGaggaatttttgtgtttttaatacaaGGAATACTTGTGCTTTCATCCTTTTAAATGCTTTATCTAAAATTTATCTGAAGCTTGAAATTTActcttattttatatacataccccttaaaaaaaaaaggtttaaaagcTTTCTAATTGTCCATTCAAAACTGGAGACAGTTTTTCAGCGTATGGGACTATTACTGCATGTTAATAACAAATTAAACACTCACATGGGGGCCACCAGGCATCGGTGGAGCACCAGAAGGTCCTGAAGGCACTTGAAAAGGATTATTGGGAGTGGGATAGAGTCCTGGTGTGGGATACGATCCTGCAGGGGCAGGATATGGCGCTGGTGGTCCCCAGGCTCCTGGTGGCACAGTGCCCCACGGAACAGGTGGGGCCGCCCCTGGtgcctggggaggaggaggagcgggGTATGGCCCTGGAGACGGATATGGCATATTGGGGGTGGGATACTGCCCCCCCATTCCTGGTGCCCAGGGTCCAGAAGACATGGATCCCCATGGACCTAAAGGACCAGCTGCAGCTGGATCTGTGGGTGCACCATATGGTCTTGGAAGCTCAGGAAAGGGCATATTTGGTGTAGGATATGGCCCAGTGGGGCCAGGGCCTGGATAAGGACCCCCAGGTGGGGGGCACGAGGGTCCAGAAGGAGGAAAGGGAGCCGGGGGTCCCGGAGGCGGTCCGGTGGGAGGCACGGAGGGGTACATCCCTGTTGGCGTTGGTCCAAAAGGCACGGGGGAGGGTGTTGCACTTGGCGGGAGTCCAGATGGCACAGCAGGTGGAGCACTTGGGTTATTCCAGGGGTTGGAACCTGGCCAGCCTTGAGGAGGTTGGCCGGGTTTTGTATTGCTCACAGCAGAGGTTTTGGCAGGGGAGTTTTCAGGTAGCGCATCTGCCAACTGGAATACAAAACAAGCATGTCTTATTGATCTTATTCAGGGACAAGCAATGCCAAACACGATTATCAACCCATGAAGGATGGTAAGCTATAAGGTCAGGAATTCTTCAAAAGCCAAGCTGTTCCATTTAAAAACCACctcatttaataaaaaatttaggaGTTTCCTTGAATATCAGCTTTACAATTCCAATTCCTCAGAGAACCTCAAGTTTTCTAAATACAACTGATCAACACAGTGTGAACTGAATACTGGCTTCACCTCAAACAAGTGATACATcctctctgagctttggtttcctcattttcAAAACAACAGTTTAGAGTTAACCTGAGGCCTCAACGAGATAACTCACTCAATGcacttaacacagtgcctggtatataATTATCAATAAATGTTGGCTAAAATTAACACTATCaggttaaaacaaaacagaagcctttaaaaaattatacttaaagattcataaagaaaatgcattttagaaTATCATAGCTAAATAAAGACAAATCATCCATCAAAATCACatgcttaaaaaaacacaaaaaatgaagaatcacaaaaagcatttcttttaaattgGAAGACTTAGGGCCCACAGTTAGGACCATGTCTTTTTTCTAAGAGCCGAAAAACTTATGAAGAATAAATGTATCAACTTACCGAAAATTCATCAGACATTttcctaaaaacaaaaccaaaacaaaacaaaaagaagaaggaataTTTCAAAACcagtttattatattttatattctttaaggaattatgcatatattatttaaatggaatcttaataatttataaaatgactTTCTTCATGTAGGAAAAATCTCCATAATAGTTCATACACCTTGATAAACTTCATCCCTTTTTATTGGCTGTGCAGCatataaaaatgatccaaaacttAGTTTGTACTCTCAAGTTGGTGGCTGCTCAGGCTGTTGCATTCTGAGTTTTTTAAAACGACAACACTGAACATCTCTAAACACCTATCTTTTTGAGTCTATTACCAGGAAAAAGCACTAGAAGTGAAATACACAGTCAACAGGTAAGGTCATCTAAAATCCATCTCAAACAGCCCGTTCCAATTGACACTACCTTTTTAAAGCTCCTCTTCACCACTGGATGTTATTAAATTTATACATCATTTTCAATGACAGGTTAAAGATTGGCATCTTGTTTTAACTTACATCTGATTATTAATTAAGTGGAAAGTAGagcattatttaaattttatacccCATTTAgacttctttttctgtgaatatGCTTGGACCACTTTCCTCAATTTTTATAACTCAAGTATAATTAACTCTCAATGAAATGCACGGATTAGTGCTCAGGTcaacaagctctgagagttgtATATGCCCCTGTAACCAtccaagatacagaacatttccctTACACCATAAAATTTACTCACGCTATTTCCCAATCAATTCCTCTGCCACTCAGCAATCacttttttagtttttgcttgctCCTtgatttcatataaacagaatacTACAGCATGTACTTTTTTGCCTTTGATTATTTTACTAATTAGTggtacatcttttttcttttttaatgctttataaGACATTAAGGATATTAGATGAGACAAAATTCATCTACGCTTTCTAAGAGTATTTATACAGTTTAACTGGtttaatctgtttttctttcaaataataaTTACTGAGTAATCTATCTTTTCTTAACTGACCCAACAAGCTACCTTTACCACATTCTGCGGCTGCTATTAATAACAAACACTGAGAATCCATCTACCATGCTAAGTGCTTTAGGTGCATAATCTCACAGATAGATGCAGATTCTATTAGCACTCCCAGTTTATAGCTGGAGAAAAGGAAGCTTAGCAAGTTAACTTGTTTCAAGTCACAGAGCTAGTGACAAACAccgagattcaaacccaggtataGTCTGATTCCAAAACCACCAGGCCACAGAGCCTCCATCATTTCCCAAAGGTACTGTGAACTCTATTCTACTGATCCACAGTATAACATTCCATCTTATTAGGGCAGCTTTatacttttaaacaaattttatgaCCTACTATTACTATTTTTTCAGGTTTTCCTGAATATTGTCATGCCTATTTTTTCTAAGTCACtttatgaaagaaacaaaaaattccaACAGCACAATGATAAAACCTAATTAAATTTACAGATTTAGAGGACATgtaatatatttaagatataaaaatattctcatttGAGAAACAAGGTATATCATCCTGGTTCCCGTCATTGTCATTTAGTATCActcaatagtttttaaaaatcaagactcCTATACATTTTTTGTGAGTTAGATTTCTAAATGGCAAACTTTTTTTTGTGGTTGTAAATTGGGTGTTCCATTATGTTTTCTAATTGACTGGTTGTTCATATACGGGAAGAGAGTGTATTACTTTTGTAAGCAGTGACATTACTGAATTATTtctgaaagtctctcagttgatTCTCTGGAGTCAGCAGATAAAGAATTATGCCAttagtgaaaaataattttaccttCTCTTTGCAATGTTTataccttttttctcttttgcataagCTAGAATTTAAACcacaatgaaattttaaataagatagTGAGAGCACAGTAGTCTTCCCAACTCTCCTGGTAATGCTTATAATGTTTAAATATGatccttatttttagttttgagattttaaaaaattacagtaagGAAGTttctatttatgtttatttttgctagaTTTggtccccccccctttttttttgctagcttgaaaaaaaaaacaccactgtatttcttcagatttttttgaCATCTAATGAGTTGATCTCAGTTTTTCTCTCTGCCCCACGAATACacaatatagttatatatatgttGTTTAATACTGAGCCATTTACAGAGTTTTAGTTCATGTGGTATGGTTATTATGAGgaatgataaagaaaatgaacaggAAGCGTGCTGTCACAACAGCTATAACCTTGCTCTTAAATTCATAAGATTAAAAAACACATCATGAATGTAGagcaaatatatttattcatttgtttccatGTTAAGGTTTTATACTAAAAAGTAACATTACACAATAGTAGATTCTTAGGACTAACACCTGAAAGAAAGTTTATCCATGCACAAGTTTAAAGTCTACCTAAAACTAACATTCTTTTCACACAGGGTGAGCTGTTTCGAAACAGAAAGTGGTTCTGTATCAAAGTTCACATTAATTCTGAAGCAAAAAAACCTAACTAAGCACAACCCATTCAATTTCACCTGGTCTTACAGTTCAGGTTTTTAGAATCACTCATTTCCTTCTTACTTTTTGAAAAACTATGGTTAATTAATCACAGCATTACATTAAAATCTAACTCTGGCTTTCAAAAGTTTAAATTCAACATCAAATCctggaagacagaggagatgATAAAGCCTTGACCAAAGGGATTAGAAAGAGGTCACTTCCTGTTTTACAGCATTGCACTGTAAAGCAACCTGTTCTCCATGCCCAAACAGTATTCATATTAATTGGAAATATTCCAATTTACTATTTGGGGAATACTTTCAACCACAAAGTAGTTAAAAAAATAGAGTTGGACATCAATCAGTACTCCAATCTAGAGTACAAATCCACTAGAATGGACAtcgagacttaaaaaaaaaacaaaaacaaaaccaacaaaccaCTGCACTGCCAAGAAATCCCCCCAAACCCTAGATTTtctggggaggaggaaaaaaaaaaaacaaacctccaaAACATATGGATTATGCTAATTAAGATGAGTCCAATGTGACCttgaactacaaaaaaaaaaaaaagtttataatcaAGGAAgactttaacttttcattttggaaaaatctAAAGCTATCACTTCCAAAAGTTTCCATTAACACTTTATGGCAACACACATCATGTGTAAAATAATCATTGTATTTTCTGAAGAGCAATTTTAAAACAAGAGTACATAATTTCTTTCAACTAGCATTAGAAACATAAAGCATTTCTGTAACACCTATGGCCtttagaataaaaatagtaattcAATCATGgggaagttttaaaaagttgaacCCCATAAATTACTGGTGAGTACTGGACAAGGAATATTTCAAAGGTCATCAAACTGCAGTACGAGTCAAAAACAGTATGGGACTACACAGTTAGGAAACCTGGACACCAAATCTTTTGTCTGAATCTTTTGACAAAGACAGTTTTAAACCAGAGACCATTTTTCTCATTAGCAAAACAGTTACAATTCCTGACTACTTCAAAGATaagtaaaatatctaaaaatctACAGTTATAAACAAGTAAGATATTTATTAATAGTCACTAAGGGAAATCAGGATTTTTCCATTGACTTGTTTAGTATGGGGAAGGGATACTGGTAATATATTgtactgaaaatataaattttgaataAGCATTTTTATGTGATAGTTTCTAGTACTGGGGTTTATTAGATACACTCTATTTTACATTTGGACAACTCAAGAAATTGGGGATCTGCATGTTTTTGAAcaattaaaattacttaaaaatatgtaattaaaaaaataacttttcaacAAGCTCCTGTCAATCCTATTTTCTACACTCATACTTATGGGAACGTAAGTGCCAGGTACTGCGTTGGGCCTTGGAGAAATGGATAGTGTTACATGGAATAAACACTTAACTGCCATTCCCAGTCTGGTGGAGAACTACCATTTAAACAGCAGGCTACCTGGGGTAAGTGCAGGGCACTATGGGAGCACCTTGAAGAGCTCCTAAAGGTATCAAGGCAAGGATTATCAAGGGATGAATCCTGAGGAGTCCTGTCTTTGCAGTGTGGGAGAACAAAAAGGTAGGTCCTAGGGAAAGGAGCAGTTAGTGATCTGTGGAACGTATAAGCAGCTCAGATTGGCTGCAATGCAAAAAGTGGAGGAATATGGAAGCTTCAACCAGAGAGTCTCTAGACCAAAGTTTGACCGTCTCAGAGACAGCTCACCTCAATAAATCTGTTACTTCAACTATAATAATGGGCCCTTAAGGTCAGGACTAAATGGGACTGGTAAATCAAGTGCTTATAATAAAAGTGcctagaaaataaatacatcatcTTCTCTCCCTCGGTGTACCGGCATATTGCAAGCCTGGGGAGAGGGGTCGGAGGAAGTtcaaggaggggacatatgtatatacctATGGTTAATACAGGctgatgtacggcaaaaaccaacacaatattctaaggcaattatccttccatctaaaaagcatttaaaaaatataggcGTGCACaccaaaaatatttcaaactagGTAATGCTGCAGTTCACTGGTGGGCTCTGGACAAGCCAAGCTGTGCAAACCTCAGAGGTGAAAGCAGACAGTAGTATCCACCTCACAGATTTGCTGTGAGACTTCACAGTAAACGTCCTGGTCACTGTCTGGCAGGTAGCAAAAACTCCACAGATGTCAGcttttacaaatagctatgaTAGGTTCGTAAATTTTTATCTGCAGTTCTCAATTCAGAAAcctttagaaatgaaagaagtgTTCCCAAGTTTGACATAAAACTTACTTGGTGGCAAAATCTGACCTGAGGCTATTTACAGTTTTTATTAATTCCTACCTATCGCTGCACAAATATTAATGCTGAATTGGGGACGCTGCCCCGACTCCAATGGTGTGATCTCTCATCTTTGCACCTTATCGTCTCTCTAAAATCTAAAGATAAAATTTCAAGATTTCTGACTTCCAAAACACACTGGTCCCAAGGATTTCAGTTAAGGGGCTGTCTCTGGGTCTCCGTTCCTCGTGGAGAGAGGAAAAGGGACATTCCAGTACACATAACTCAAGTTTCTGAAACAAACTAGCTTTGAATAGAAAGTTCAGACACTAGTATTGAGAAAAATTTCTATTCCTCCTGCCCAAAGAGCACTATTCCTAAACAAAGAACTTCTGAAAGACTTCTGAAGTGTACCTTCGCCTATAATGGAGGGTTCGTTTTCAAAACAAACTCACAGCCACCAAATGTACGAGCGTGTATTCCTTTAGTACCAACCCtacaaaattttttcttctgtcaGGTGAGTGTGCTTCCATGCTTCAACATTACAATCCCCATTTATTAAAAACACTACTCTCGGTTTTCAGAAGAAAACGGTCCAAAGCCACCAGGCTCTCCTAAATCCTAAAATAAGGGAGCATTACAGAACTCAACACTCCTCAGTTTGCCATGGATATTCATCTGAGTATCTGCTAGGAACTCCTCTAGAAAatgatgaccaaaaaaaaaaaagatgagcaaaaCCTCATACTGCGAATAATCTTAAACTAGCACCGAAGACTCCGGCAAGAATCTCTTTCAGCCTTCCTCTCCCTTTCATTAGCAATTAATGAGTGGGGGAGGGAGTCGGGGCCAAGGGGCGCGAGGCGAGCAGCCCTTCCGAGTCCAGCGAACAAAAGGAGTCCGGGATTAACCGGAGCGAACCGGCCTCCGAGCGGGTCGCGCCCGCCCgggaaagggtgggggaggggccaggctcgctcccggccccgccccccgaGCCAGGCCTGACGTCACCCGCCAAGAAACCCATCGGTACGACGTCACCCGCCCCCGACGCCTTCTCCTTGGGGGGCGAGCGGGCTGATTGCCCACAGCCAAAAGGAAAACGACGGGGAGAGACTCTTAGTCCCCGGCCTCCCCAAAGAGGCGTCTGAGGCACCTCCGTTACTGTCCCCGCGTCCCGCTTGGGCGGGCTCCCTCGCTCTCCTCCATGACCCCGCTAGCGCCGAGGCAGCCTCACCCGGCAAGATCCGAACTCGCAGCAAGATCTAGAAGCGGCGATGGGTCGGAGAGAACTGGGCGCTGGAGAACCAAGAGTAGCCCGACCAACGGCAGCGGAGACGGAGACGGGGGcggcagcagcaccagcagcgcGCGGCTCCTCCTGGCGCCGGAACAGGAAGCGCCGTGCTCGGAACGCGCTGCCCCCACCCGGCTCCGCCTCCTCTCTGGTCGGCGGGGGCCCGGCCGCGCGCGCCCTCCACAGGGCCCGGGTGGCACTGCGGCCAAGCGGTCCACGGCTGCTCGGCTGTTTTTCTCTTGGTGGGCGGGAGGAAAGCTCCCTGGTTTCCCGGAGTTTTGAGCAGTCTAGAGGAAACGGCAGTGGCGGGTTGCGTTCTGGGCAGCCTGGCGGAAATTGTCTCCTGGAGAGGCTTGAAAGCAAGTTCTGGATTCTCTACACTTGCGGTATTTAGAGTTAGGCCTCGAAGCTGGGTAGGTGTGAATGCCTTTTAACCCGGGGCACGGATCCGTTGGCCAGAATTGTGGAGggcgagaaggcaatggcaccccactccagtactcttgtctggaaaatcccatggatgaaggagcctggtgggctgcagtccatgggatcgctgagtcagacacgactgagcgacttcactttcacttttcactttcatgcattggagaaggaaatggcaacccactccagtgttcttgcctggagaatcccagggatggcggagcctggtgggctgccgtctatggggtcgcacagagtcggacacgactgaagcgacttagcagcagtagcagcaaagcAACAGTGCAGAAAAGTGAATACGTTTGCAAATGGCTAGACAAATTGATATTAACAAAAAGAATGGATATCTTTGCAGGTTTTTTCTgatcagtatttttttcttcccgTAGTTCAGTTTTAAATAAACCTTTACGTATGTCCTCTGTGACAGACCCAAAAGGTGATTGACACATGGCCCCAGCGGTCAGGAAATGTGCTAGCAATGAAGATGTCATAATTACGTGTTGtgcaaaatatacatatatgacacGTACATGTGTTTTAGTGTAAAAATTAAAACGTATGCAGTATtcttagattttattttcacttgctGTTAGTGGATTGGTGGGTGGACGTTTTACTATTAGCTTCTTAAAAGACCTGAGTTTATTCCACAGCACACGTAATTCCCATACTGAAAAATGAGCGATAGAGAAACTCCAAATATTAATACCTAAGCCtgtggaaagtgaaagaggagagtgaaaaagttggcctaaactttctcaacattcagaaaacttaatatcatggcatctggtcccatcaattcatggtgaatagatggggaaacagtgacagcgactttttttttttggctccaaaataactgcagatggtgactgcagccataaaattaaaagacgcttactccttgggaggaaattatgaccaacctagacagcatgttaaaaagcagagacattactttgtcaacaaaactccctctagtcaaggctacgatttttccagtagtcatatatggatgtgagagttggactctaaagaaagctgagtgcagaattgatgcttttgaactgtggtattggagaaggctcttgagagtctcttggactgtaaggagttccaaccagttcatcctaaaggagatcagtcctgggtgttcactggaaggactgatgttgaagctgaaacgtcaatactttggccacctaatgtgaatagctgactcatttgaaaagatctgatgctgggagggattgggggcaggacgagaaggggacaacagaggatgggatggttggatgtcatcactgactcaatggccatgagtttgggtaaactccgggagttggtgatggacagggaggcctggcatgctgcagtccatggggtcgtagagtcggacacgactgagcgactgaactgaactgaagcctgggGAAGACGTGTCTTTGGATAGGGGCAGTGGTCTATGGAAAAGGATACTAGTGTGACCTACTTTATCTTCATAGGAGGCTGTGAATCAGCAGTGCCCTGTGGAGCCATAGGAAGTCAGAAGCAACAGTAGTGTTTTGAAAACAGACTACAAAGCCTTTGGATTTTATATATTAGGTTTTAattaataagaaatgaaaatgtattcagATCAATTTATTTGAACTCACATCCAAGAAGAAACATTCAACTTCAGgattagaaataaaaagggaaacacTCTACTTCTTTTTAGGTAAGGGATGGATCATACACGCCTGATTGATGAGTACTAATAGCTTTGTGAAGTTACTACTTAAACTCTGTATATTCAAGTATGTATCTAGTTCATACTTGGTTTATACAGAATTTACCCAATTCTAGCAAAGTCAGCATAATTTAAGTAAACCTCCTTGAGTTTTATACTCGTCTGAAAGCTTAAATTTGATTATAACTATGCCAAAAGTGATTATCTTTACTTCCTGCAAATgtaatcaacttttaaaataacttaggCAAACATCAATTTTACATAAACCTTATTAAGTGTAGGAGGAAATTGCAACTGTTCATCTAACTGCAGAATCTAAACCATAAATTCAAATTGTACCATTATCTTTATTGTCAAATCAAGTCAAGGCCTTTATAGactaaaagaaatgaatgtgAATCTGCAGGGTTCTCTAAGGGGATACTTTGAAAACCTGTCATCACGTTAGTACTTAACAGCTGTacagaaatattttcaagtatGCTCCAAGGGTCACCTCTTTAACTAAAGAATTAACCTACAGGAAGTCAAgtgacatatatattatcatctaTATTTTATGTGCTAGGAAATTAAAGATATATTGAGTAAtgtattcaaaattaaaaagtaaaagactGTCTTTATTTGAAATAGGAGTCATGTGCCTTAAATTCCTTGTCATTGGATTATATCCATTAGTCTACATTTTAATTTAGAAGCCATACAGTTACTTCCCTTTGTCTCCAGTATCTTCATGTGTTAATAGTACAGACTCTTGTAGTGTTGCTCGTTTCTAGTAGaccattaaaagagaaaaaccccTTGTGCTTTCTGTCCATTCTTTAGAAGTAAAAATTGATGTAAAACTGTTTATGTAAAATGAAGAttgtaaacaatttttttccaaagtagaAACAATAATCTGCTTGACTTAAAATCTTTTATTCATTTGGGCATTAAATTACCTAACACACAATCTTCTTTACATTTAAACACTGTTGCCCTTGTGTTGCCTCAAGGAATGTTATATAATTAAGTCTACTTCCTGTGAGATTTCCTCTGCCAAAATCAATGTATCATCTATCTGACTCTGATTATAGCTAAAAGTgacaaaaaagatttttaatgaaaactaaGAGTCTAAGAGTTAGGTCTGAAGATTTTCATTTCATAGGAAGGAAGCTCTCTATTACATGGATCTATAAAATGATCCAAATTTCAGAGAGACAGGAAGCTGATAACTTGATTTATCTTCTTAATGGCTTTGACTCATGAATAAATGATAATGGTTTTTCttatacaaagaaatggaatttgTATAATGAAGAATCCTATTTGCCACATttgctctactttttaaaaaggatttctaATTACTTAGACATTCtttatattatttacaataaGAAGTCAAAACTTTAACTGAAAGCCATTTTTTGACCACAGTTTGCCATTAGCTGAAATTCAGGAAAGAACACAAGTCTGATCACCAAATCAATAAATCTAGC harbors:
- the MAPK1IP1L gene encoding MAPK-interacting and spindle-stabilizing protein-like, whose protein sequence is MSDEFSLADALPENSPAKTSAVSNTKPGQPPQGWPGSNPWNNPSAPPAVPSGLPPSATPSPVPFGPTPTGMYPSVPPTGPPPGPPAPFPPSGPSCPPPGGPYPGPGPTGPYPTPNMPFPELPRPYGAPTDPAAAGPLGPWGSMSSGPWAPGMGGQYPTPNMPYPSPGPYPAPPPPQAPGAAPPVPWGTVPPGAWGPPAPYPAPAGSYPTPGLYPTPNNPFQVPSGPSGAPPMPGGPHSYH